In the genome of Fulvivirga maritima, one region contains:
- a CDS encoding Wzz/FepE/Etk N-terminal domain-containing protein translates to MPETTTNTDEIDLGELLVKIKQAILTNKLIILVLALVGLFIGIFLFYSKPKVYESEMLIYSEVLEEPLIETIGENLDKLVSEGNYMTLANKLGISDSVSTSITSIEISVNEGQVNKSNDGELGLFFTITVDANGDKNWTIINDGIISFLRNNRYIDKRVKLKNENLKNLTLRLNDEVSQIDSLKNSLNGLSSTSKDVTILSPSTVYETLIDLYKDLLKTNTNLQLSEGIEIIDIITYNKPVSAGLLKSGVVGLAIGIFVSLFLIFFIEVSKYMRKYENSGK, encoded by the coding sequence ATGCCAGAAACGACTACAAATACTGACGAAATCGACTTAGGGGAATTACTAGTTAAAATAAAACAGGCCATCCTAACTAATAAATTAATCATATTGGTTTTGGCCTTGGTCGGCTTATTCATTGGTATTTTTTTATTCTATTCTAAGCCTAAAGTATATGAAAGTGAAATGCTTATTTATTCAGAAGTGCTTGAAGAACCTCTCATTGAGACCATAGGAGAGAACCTTGACAAACTGGTAAGTGAAGGGAATTATATGACTCTTGCTAATAAGTTGGGAATTTCTGATAGCGTAAGCACCTCAATTACCAGTATAGAAATATCCGTAAACGAAGGTCAGGTAAACAAGAGTAATGATGGAGAGCTAGGACTATTTTTCACCATTACAGTGGATGCCAATGGAGACAAAAACTGGACTATTATCAATGACGGAATTATAAGTTTTTTGAGAAACAACCGGTATATTGATAAAAGGGTAAAGCTAAAAAATGAGAACCTTAAGAATCTCACTTTAAGGTTAAATGATGAAGTAAGTCAAATAGATAGCTTGAAAAATAGTCTTAATGGATTAAGCAGCACAAGCAAAGATGTTACCATCTTAAGCCCTTCAACTGTTTATGAAACCTTAATTGATTTGTATAAAGACTTACTGAAAACCAACACCAACTTGCAATTATCAGAAGGCATAGAAATCATAGACATAATCACTTATAATAAACCAGTGAGTGCAGGATTATTAAAATCTGGTGTGGTAGGACTAGCTATAGGTATTTTTGTATCGCTTTTCTTGATTTTCTTTATTGAGGTGAGCAAATACATGCGTAAATACGAAAATTCAGGTAAGTGA
- a CDS encoding heme exporter protein CcmB: MIYNFIKKEILLEWRQRYAINGILLYLVSTIFICYLSFNVKANQLNPITWNTLFWIIILFTSISAIAKSFIQEKQERYLYYYWLLKPQVLITARIIYNGLLMLILGLAGFIIYAIVLGNPVQDVTLFIVNLVLASISFSSALTMISAIASKANSNQTLMAILGFPVILPMLLMIIKVSKNALDGLPRDASYHEIATLFAINLIIGAVSYLLFPYIWRS, from the coding sequence GTGATTTATAATTTCATAAAAAAGGAAATCCTGCTGGAGTGGAGACAACGGTATGCCATCAACGGCATACTGCTATACCTTGTCAGTACAATATTTATTTGCTACCTAAGTTTCAATGTGAAGGCGAATCAATTAAACCCTATTACTTGGAACACCCTTTTTTGGATAATAATATTATTTACTTCTATTAGTGCCATAGCTAAAAGCTTTATTCAGGAAAAACAGGAAAGATACCTTTATTACTACTGGTTGTTAAAGCCACAAGTACTTATAACAGCCCGTATTATATATAATGGCCTATTAATGCTAATATTAGGATTAGCAGGTTTTATTATTTACGCAATCGTGCTGGGAAATCCTGTTCAGGATGTGACCTTATTTATTGTTAATCTGGTGCTGGCGTCAATCTCTTTTTCATCAGCACTAACTATGATTTCAGCTATTGCCTCAAAAGCTAATAGCAACCAAACGCTCATGGCCATACTAGGTTTTCCTGTAATATTGCCTATGCTCTTAATGATTATCAAGGTATCTAAAAACGCCTTAGATGGTCTACCAAGAGATGCCAGCTATCACGAAATAGCGACCTTATTCGCAATTAATCTAATAATAGGGGCCGTTTCTTACCTGTTATTCCCGTATATTTGGCGCAGCTAA
- the ccsA gene encoding cytochrome c biogenesis protein CcsA: MNKIWWKALTVILLIYIITGGLLFDVPRLDILNETIRALYFHVPMWFGMIIMLTISVVHSILYLRSSDEKHDIAAIEYANVGVVFGILGITTGMLWAQFTWGDWWSGDPKQNGAAIGLLIYFAYFILRGSFENQDQKARISAVYNIFAFAALIPLLFILPRLTDSLHPGNGGNPGFNAYDLDSKLRMIFYPAVIAWTLLGVWITTLRIRIKTISNSVL; encoded by the coding sequence ATGAACAAAATCTGGTGGAAAGCCCTAACTGTTATTTTACTAATTTATATCATTACAGGAGGCCTGTTATTTGATGTGCCTCGGTTAGATATATTGAATGAAACCATAAGAGCTTTATATTTCCATGTGCCTATGTGGTTTGGAATGATCATTATGCTCACCATTTCTGTGGTGCACTCCATTCTTTACTTAAGATCATCAGATGAAAAACATGACATTGCTGCAATAGAGTATGCTAATGTAGGTGTAGTATTCGGCATACTAGGCATAACTACGGGCATGCTCTGGGCGCAATTTACCTGGGGTGACTGGTGGAGTGGAGACCCTAAACAGAATGGAGCTGCTATCGGCTTATTGATTTATTTCGCCTATTTCATTTTAAGAGGTTCATTTGAAAATCAAGACCAAAAGGCACGAATCAGTGCTGTGTATAACATATTCGCCTTTGCCGCTCTCATTCCTTTATTATTTATACTGCCAAGACTAACGGACTCATTACACCCCGGCAATGGCGGTAACCCAGGCTTCAATGCCTATGATCTTGATAGCAAATTAAGAATGATCTTTTATCCGGCAGTAATTGCCTGGACACTTCTGGGGGTATGGATAACTACCTTAAGAATACGAATCAAAACTATTAGCAATTCCGTTTTATAA
- a CDS encoding CcmD family protein gives MKKLLVVTLLIISSVIGKAQDKIQVTEDDYTNSEVSMADQFRAEGKIYVLTGVILLILGGLIGYLIVIDRKVSKIEKQLPNDNN, from the coding sequence ATGAAAAAATTACTAGTAGTCACTCTTCTCATTATTAGTTCTGTCATCGGTAAAGCCCAGGATAAGATTCAGGTTACTGAAGATGACTACACCAATAGTGAAGTAAGTATGGCTGATCAGTTTAGAGCCGAAGGAAAAATTTATGTGCTTACCGGAGTCATTTTATTGATATTGGGAGGACTGATTGGATATCTGATAGTTATAGACAGAAAAGTAAGCAAGATAGAGAAACAATTACCGAATGATAATAATTAG
- a CDS encoding cytochrome c maturation protein CcmE domain-containing protein: protein MKASHIIGIVVIAVAIGIIIVTAGDASSYVTFDQAKEMADNGNNNSIHVVGELPKTGSGDITGIEPSIDKLSFSFVMVDENKKEQRVFYNEPMPTDFKRSEKVVVIGSYKEDLFVADKILMKCPSKYQEKTVNAGI from the coding sequence ATGAAAGCATCACATATAATAGGCATAGTAGTTATCGCAGTAGCCATAGGCATCATTATAGTGACGGCCGGCGATGCAAGCTCTTATGTTACTTTTGATCAAGCCAAAGAGATGGCTGATAATGGAAATAATAACAGCATTCATGTGGTAGGTGAGCTACCTAAAACAGGTAGTGGTGATATTACAGGAATTGAGCCATCTATTGATAAGCTGTCTTTTTCATTTGTAATGGTTGATGAAAACAAAAAAGAGCAAAGGGTTTTTTATAACGAACCTATGCCAACTGATTTCAAACGTTCAGAAAAAGTAGTGGTAATTGGTTCTTACAAGGAAGACCTTTTCGTGGCTGATAAAATTCTAATGAAGTGCCCTTCTAAATATCAGGAAAAGACAGTTAATGCTGGAATTTAA
- a CDS encoding heme lyase CcmF/NrfE family subunit, whose protein sequence is MIHSFIGDLGHLFVIITLVTAVFAAFCYFIASKKDGLQANPWKINGRFFFTLHAIAVTGIVFCLFYIIYNHYFEYHYAWSHSSRQLPTHYMISCFWEGQEGSFLLWIFWHALLGIIIILTNKFWESSVMTVFSLVQIFLASMILGIVIPGLDIKLGSSPFILLRDAIDAPIFSSQPDFVPEDGTGLNPLLQNYWMVIHPPTLFLGFALCTVPFAYCIGGLWKKRYRDWIRPALPWALVGGAILGLGILMGGYWAYETLNFGGYWNWDPVENAVYVPWLFLVAAIHTMITFRSSETALKASIILVITTFILILYSTFLTRSGVLGESSVHSFTDLGLSGQLLIYLLFFTLGAIILSAVRWNELPTTEKEASTYSREFWIFIGAVVLCLMGFQVLIPTSIPVYNKILELFGVVSNLAPPADQVGFYTKFQLWFSVLVALLSGTGQFFWWKKMDKEALKNSLTIPVVITLILTMVIILIKDVAEPSYIVLLLASVYTVVANGKIFIDVIRKSPGLSGGAITHIGVGLMLIGIMFSSGYSKVVSLNTTGMLISKESSNEFNSENLLLFVNEPKEMAGYQLKYKGERVESTSPSVFINKNDIEKTATDYLVTAKKDIEDDGEVVFSKGDTIKISAENTYYAIEYTDQSGNSFDLYPRAQVNESMGGLLASPDIKRGLSKDLYTHVSSIRSPNEKVEWSDLEEFKVSPGNNFFVNDYVSHIDRVERLDHIEGIDLAADDVAVKVSITVEGEDKEYLAQPIFLIKDGMVGRIADEINDLGIKFTALNIHPDENAFTIGANTRQKDWVVLKAMEKPFINVLWGGTLLLIIGFGVAINRRYKEFKKMREKGME, encoded by the coding sequence ATGATACATTCATTTATAGGTGACCTCGGTCACCTTTTTGTTATTATTACGCTGGTTACAGCAGTTTTTGCCGCTTTTTGCTATTTCATTGCATCAAAAAAAGATGGGCTTCAGGCTAACCCCTGGAAAATCAACGGCAGGTTCTTTTTTACTCTACATGCCATAGCCGTTACAGGCATAGTCTTTTGCCTTTTTTACATTATCTATAATCACTACTTCGAATATCATTACGCTTGGAGCCATTCTTCCAGGCAACTACCCACACACTATATGATCTCCTGCTTTTGGGAAGGTCAAGAAGGCAGTTTTCTATTATGGATTTTCTGGCATGCGCTTCTAGGCATCATAATCATCTTAACTAATAAATTCTGGGAATCATCTGTAATGACGGTATTCTCACTAGTGCAGATTTTCCTTGCCTCAATGATATTAGGAATAGTGATACCAGGCCTTGACATTAAGCTGGGTAGTTCTCCTTTCATATTATTAAGAGATGCCATTGACGCCCCCATATTCTCTTCACAGCCGGATTTTGTTCCAGAAGATGGTACAGGGTTGAATCCTTTACTCCAAAATTATTGGATGGTAATTCACCCGCCTACTTTATTCCTCGGTTTTGCCCTATGTACTGTTCCTTTTGCGTATTGTATAGGTGGCCTATGGAAAAAGCGCTATAGAGATTGGATAAGACCTGCTTTGCCTTGGGCACTTGTTGGAGGAGCCATTTTAGGCTTAGGTATACTCATGGGAGGTTATTGGGCTTATGAAACCCTGAACTTCGGAGGTTATTGGAATTGGGACCCTGTAGAAAACGCTGTGTACGTACCTTGGTTGTTCTTGGTGGCAGCCATCCACACTATGATCACTTTTAGAAGTAGTGAAACTGCTCTGAAAGCCAGTATAATTTTAGTGATCACCACATTCATATTAATATTATATTCCACCTTTCTTACCAGAAGTGGGGTTCTCGGTGAGTCTTCTGTTCACTCATTTACTGATTTAGGACTTTCTGGCCAATTATTAATATACCTTCTATTCTTCACCTTGGGAGCAATAATACTTTCAGCAGTCCGATGGAATGAACTGCCAACCACAGAAAAAGAAGCCTCCACCTATTCCAGAGAATTTTGGATATTTATCGGTGCCGTGGTTTTATGCCTTATGGGCTTTCAGGTGCTTATTCCTACTTCCATTCCAGTTTATAACAAAATTTTAGAACTATTTGGTGTTGTTTCCAATTTGGCTCCTCCTGCAGATCAGGTAGGATTTTACACCAAATTTCAATTATGGTTTTCTGTATTAGTGGCTTTGCTTTCAGGTACAGGTCAGTTTTTCTGGTGGAAAAAGATGGACAAAGAGGCTTTAAAAAACAGCCTTACTATCCCTGTAGTAATTACCTTGATTCTTACTATGGTAATAATATTGATTAAAGATGTGGCAGAGCCTTCTTACATTGTTTTATTACTCGCCAGTGTTTATACTGTAGTAGCTAATGGCAAAATATTTATTGATGTAATCAGAAAAAGCCCCGGGCTTTCTGGTGGAGCTATTACTCACATAGGAGTAGGACTTATGTTAATAGGCATAATGTTTTCATCAGGATACTCTAAAGTAGTATCCCTCAATACTACAGGAATGCTCATATCTAAAGAGTCTTCTAATGAGTTTAACAGTGAAAACTTACTTCTTTTTGTTAATGAACCAAAAGAAATGGCTGGTTATCAGCTAAAGTACAAAGGTGAAAGGGTAGAGTCAACCAGTCCATCTGTTTTCATTAATAAAAATGACATAGAAAAAACGGCTACTGACTATTTGGTGACAGCCAAAAAAGATATTGAAGATGACGGAGAAGTAGTTTTTAGCAAAGGAGATACTATTAAAATTTCCGCTGAAAATACTTATTATGCAATTGAATACACTGACCAAAGTGGCAATAGCTTCGACTTATACCCAAGAGCTCAAGTAAATGAATCTATGGGCGGTTTGCTGGCATCTCCGGATATCAAAAGAGGTTTATCTAAAGACCTTTATACGCATGTTTCTTCTATAAGAAGTCCTAACGAAAAAGTAGAATGGAGTGATCTGGAAGAATTTAAAGTAAGCCCTGGAAATAACTTCTTTGTAAATGATTATGTCTCGCATATCGACAGAGTGGAGCGTTTGGATCACATTGAAGGAATTGACCTTGCCGCTGATGATGTAGCCGTAAAAGTAAGTATCACCGTAGAAGGTGAAGACAAGGAATACTTGGCTCAGCCTATTTTCTTAATTAAAGACGGTATGGTTGGTCGTATAGCTGATGAAATAAATGACCTGGGCATTAAGTTTACTGCATTAAATATTCACCCTGATGAAAATGCATTTACCATAGGAGCCAACACCAGACAAAAAGACTGGGTAGTATTAAAGGCTATGGAAAAACCTTTCATCAACGTACTTTGGGGAGGCACATTATTGCTTATCATAGGTTTTGGAGTAGCTATCAACAGAAGATATAAAGAATTCAAAAAAATGAGAGAGAAGGGGATGGAATAA
- a CDS encoding Rossmann-like and DUF2520 domain-containing protein has product MAQQQYVTFIGAGNVAWHLAPALDNAGYAVREVYSSTEKSAKALISRLYQAELKTNLDFSDSASQIFIVSVSDDAIESIAQEIILPDNAIIAHTSGAQPLSALSYSAGENIGVFYPLQTFSKDKKVDFKSTPICIEAENKFTRNTLLDIADTISKKVYKIDSADRKSLHVAAVFACNFTNHFFKIASDILRSKKLEFNLLQPLIAETINKALEIGPDKSQTGPAVRHDFETLDKHMDYLEGNEELSEMYRLISQHIIDTYPKD; this is encoded by the coding sequence ATGGCACAGCAGCAATATGTCACTTTTATTGGAGCCGGTAATGTGGCTTGGCACTTGGCACCAGCCTTGGATAATGCAGGTTATGCCGTTAGGGAGGTCTACAGCAGCACTGAGAAAAGCGCTAAAGCCCTAATTAGCAGACTGTACCAAGCAGAATTAAAAACAAATCTTGATTTCTCTGACAGCGCTTCTCAAATATTTATAGTTTCCGTTTCCGATGATGCCATTGAAAGCATAGCCCAGGAGATAATATTGCCAGATAACGCCATCATTGCGCATACTTCTGGTGCACAGCCATTAAGTGCATTATCTTATAGTGCAGGAGAAAATATTGGTGTTTTCTATCCACTTCAAACTTTTTCTAAAGACAAAAAGGTGGACTTTAAGTCTACCCCTATTTGCATAGAAGCAGAAAACAAGTTTACCAGAAATACACTTTTAGATATAGCTGATACTATCAGTAAAAAAGTATATAAAATAGATTCTGCTGATAGAAAGTCACTTCATGTTGCTGCGGTTTTTGCCTGCAATTTCACCAACCATTTCTTTAAAATTGCTTCTGATATTCTTAGAAGTAAAAAATTAGAGTTTAATCTCTTACAGCCTCTTATCGCAGAAACCATCAATAAGGCATTAGAAATTGGCCCTGACAAATCTCAAACCGGCCCTGCTGTGAGGCATGATTTTGAAACGCTAGATAAACATATGGATTATCTAGAAGGGAACGAAGAGCTTTCAGAAATGTACAGGCTCATTTCTCAGCATATTATTGACACCTATCCTAAAGACTGA